The following coding sequences lie in one Drosophila sulfurigaster albostrigata strain 15112-1811.04 chromosome 2R, ASM2355843v2, whole genome shotgun sequence genomic window:
- the LOC133837162 gene encoding uncharacterized protein LOC133837162 — protein MAKFSKCSQCQIRTRKIVRDPATQKNIYLCPKCYQLRKEKKNEMKKQKEMKNELPAVKEDNIVTPTQVAIVSPIRRLEIPVASADAVAATNETLSGPGNVSMPRRVPHLMEVFVINGRKCIAISEKALIHST, from the exons ATGGCCAAATTCTCAAAGTGCTCGCAATGTCAAATCAGAACTCGTAAAATTGTTAGAGATCCGGCCACTCAAAAGAACATTTATTTGTGCCCA AAATGCTACCAACTAaggaaggagaagaagaatgAGATGAAGAAACAGAAGGAAATGAAGAATGAATTGCCTGCTGTGAAAGAAGATAACATTGTGACTCCAACTCAAGTGGCGATAGTTTCACCGATTCGTCGACTTGAAATTCCTGTTGCAagtgctgatgctgttgctgccacaaacgAAACACTGAGTGGGCCTGGCAACGTGTCCATGCCACGGCGTGTGCCTCATTTGATGGAGGTTTTTGTCATCAATGGACGCAAATGTATTGCCATATCTGAGAAAGCATTAATACATTCGACATAA
- the LOC133836880 gene encoding DNA replication licensing factor Mcm2 yields MDNPSSPPPNTPSDAAERRDLRAAMTSPVGDFEPFENEDEILGDQTVRDEEDEDGEELFGDNMENDYRAMPELDHYDPAMLDDEDFSEMSQGERFAAENEMRRRDRAAGIHRDDRDLGFGQSDDEDDVGPRAKRRAGEKAAVGEVEDAEMIESIENLEDTKGHSTKEWVSMLGPRTEIANRFQSFLRTFVDDRGAYTYRDRIRRMCEQNKSSFVVSYTDLANKEHVLAYFLPEAPFQMLEIFDKVAKDMVLSIFPTYERVTTEIHVRVSELPLIEELRTFRKLHLNQLVRTLGVVTATTGVLPQLSVIKYDCVKCGYVLGPFVQSQNTEVKPGSCPECQSTGPFSINMEQTLYRNYQKITLQESPGRIPAGRIPRSKDVILLADLCDQCKPGDELEVTGIYTNNYDGSLNTDQGFPVFATVIIANHVVVKDSKQVVQSLTDEDIATIQKLSKDPRIAERIVSSMAPSIYGHEYIKRALALALFGGESKNPGEKHKVRGDINMLICGDPGTAKSQFLKYTEKIAPRAVFTTGQGASAVGLTAYVRRNPVSKEWTLEAGALVLADQGVCLIDEFDKMNDQDRTSIHEAMEQQSISISKAGIVTSLQARCTVIAASNPIGGRYDPSMTFSENVNLSEPILSRFDILCVVKDEFDPMQDQQLAKFVVHSHMKHHPSEEEQPELEEPQLKTVDEIPQDLLRQYIVYAKENIRPKLTNIDEDKIAKMYSQLRQESFATGSLPITVRHIESVIRMAEAHARLHLRENVLEADVSMAIRMMLESFIEAQKFSVMKKMRNTFQKYLAFQKDHSELLFFILRQLTLDQLAYIRCKDGPSATNVEIMERDLIERAKQLDIVNLKPFYESELFRSNGFSYDPKRRTILQIVVDGAV; encoded by the exons atg GATAATCCCAGTTCACCTCCGCCAAATACGCCAAGCGATGCCGCAGAGCGTCGCGATTTACGCGCTGCGATGACGTCGCCTGTGGGCGACTTTGAGCCTTTCGAGAATGAGGATGAAATCCTAGGGGATCAGACAGTGCGCGATGAGGAAGATGAGGATGGCGAGGAACTCTTTGGCGACAACATGGAGAATG ATTATCGCGCCATGCCTGAGTTGGATCACTATGATCCCGCCATGCTGGACGATGAGGACTTCTCGGAGATGTCGCAAGGAGAACGCTTTGCTGCCGAAAATGAAATGCGTCGTCGGGATCGCGCTGCTGGCATTCATCGTGATGATCGCGATCTGGGTTTCGGTCAATCCGACGACGAGGATGATGTAGGACCTCGTGCCAAGCGTCGTGCTGGCGAAAAAGCCGCCGTTGGCGAAGTGGAAGATGCTGAGATGATTGAATCCATTGAGAACTTGGAAGACACCAAGGGACATTCCACAAAAGAATGGGTGAGCATGCTGGGACCACGCACCGAGATTGCCAATCGCTTCCAGTCATTCCTGCGCACCTTTGTCGACGATCGTGGTGCCTACACATATCGCGATCGCATTCGCCGGATGTGCGAGCAAAACAAATCTTCATTTGTGGTTTCGTACACTGATCTGGCCAACAAGGAGCACGTGTTGGCTTACTTCCTGCCCGAAGCTCCCTTTCAGATGCTAGAGATCTTCGATAAGGTGGCCAAGGACATGGTGTTGTCCATCTTTCCCACCTACGAGCGTGTGACCACCGAGATTCATGTGCGTGTCTCTGAGCTGCCGCTGATTGAAGAGTTGCGCACCTTCCGTAAACTGCATCTCAATCAATTGGTGCGCACCCTGGGCGTGGTCACAGCTACCACTGGAGTGTTGCCCCAGCTGTCGGTCATCAAGTACGATTGCGTTAAGTGTGGCTATGTCCTGGGACCCTTTGTGCAATCACAGAACACGGAAGTTAAGCCCGGCTCGTGTCCCGAGTGCCAGAGCACTGGACCCTTCTCGATCAACATGGAGCAGACGTTGTATCGCAACTACCAGAAGATTACGCTGCAAGAGTCACCAGGACGTATTCCAGCTGGTCGCATACCTCGCAGCAAGGATGTCATTCTCCTCGCCGATCTCTGCGATCAATGCAAACCGGGTGATGAACTGGAAGTCACCGGCATCTATACAAACAACTATGATGGCTCGCTAAATACTGATCAAGGATTCCCAGTGTTTGCCACAGTGATCATAGCCAATCATGTGGTAGTCAAGGACTCCAAGCAAGTGGTGCAATCGCTCACGGACGAGGACATTGCCACCATTCAAAAACTGAGCAAAGATCCGCGCATTGCCGAGCGTATTGTTTCTTCGATGGCGCCTTCCATCTATGGTCATGAGTATATTAAGCGTGCTTTGGCCTTGGCGCTCTTTGGCGGCGAGTCCAAGAATCCCGGTGAGAAGCACAAGGTGCGTGGTGACATCAACATGCTGATTTGCGGTGATCCCGGCACAGCAAAGTCACAGTTTCTCAAGTACACTGAGAAGATTGCCCCACGCGCTGTCTTCACCACAGGACAAGGAGCAAGTGCTGTGGGTTTGACTGCCTATGTGCGTCGCAATCCCGTGTCCAAGGAATGGACGCTAGAGGCAGGTGCTTTGGTGCTGGCGGATCAGGGAGTTTGCCTCATCGATGAGTTTGATAAGATGAACGATCAGGATCGTACTTCGATACACGAGGCCATGGAACAGCAATCGATATCCATTTCGAAAGCAGGCATTGTCACTTCTCTGCAAGCACGTTGCACGGTCATTGCTGCCTCCAATCCTATTGGTGGTCGTTATGATCCCTCGATGACGTTCTCGGAGAATGTGAATCTGTCGGAGCCAATTCTATCGCGTTTCGACATTCTTTGTGTGGTCAAGGATGAATTTGATCCCATGCAGGATCAGCAGCTGGCCAAGTTTGTGGTGCACTCGCACATGAAGCATCATCCCAGCGAGGAGGAGCAGCCAGAGCTGGAGGAGCCACAGCTGAAGACGGTGGATGAAATTCCACAAGATTTGCTACGTCAATACATTGTCTACGCTAAGGAGAATATTCGTCCCAAGCTGACA AACATTGATGAGGACAAGATTGCCAAGATGTACTCGCAGTTGCGTCAGGAATCGTTTGCCACCGGCTCGCTGCCCATCACGGTGCGTCACATCGAGAGCGTTATTCGCATGGCAGAGGCACATGCTCGTCTCCATCTGCGCGAGAACGTGCTGGAGGCGGACGTCAGCATGGCCATTCGCATGATGCTGGAGAGCTTCATTGAGGCGCAAAAGTTCAGTGTGATGAAGAAGATGCGCAACACATTCCAAAAGTACTTGGCCTTCCAGAAGGATCACTCCGAGCTGCTCTTCTTCATTCTGCGTCAACTCACGCTCGATCAATTGGCCTACATTCGCTGCAAGGATGGACCCAGCGCCACCAATGTGGAGATTATGGAACGCGATCTTATTGAGCGTGCCAAGCAGCTGGATATTGTGAATTTGAAACCCTTTTACGAATCCGAATTGTTCCGCAGCAATGGTTTCTCTTACGATCCCAAGCGACGCACAATTCTACAGATTGTTGTCGATGGCGctgtttaa